The sequence GAGCCCCCCGGAATGACGGAAGCTGCCAAATTAACCCCGCATTAACCATACCTGTCCCACGGTGAGACGACAGGGCGCCGAATTGCCGGCGCCGCTCAACGCCGCGCGGGGCGGGGCCTTCAGCATGTCGGTCGACAATTCCAGTGCCTCTCAGACGGCGGGTCTCGATCCGTCGCGGGCACGCGTCGCCGGTGCAATCAAGCAGGTCTCCAGCCGCACCGGTGTCAGCTTCCAGTACATGCTGACCACCGCCAAGATGGAATCGGATTTCGATCCGAGCGCGGGGGCCACGACGTCATCTGCGCACGGGCTCTTCCAGTTCATCGACCAGACCTGGCTCGGCACCGTGAAGGAGGCGGGGGCCCAGCTCGGCTACGGCAACTATGCCGACGCGATCACCAAGACGTCCTCCGGCAGCTACACCGTCGACGATCCCTTCATGAAGCGCTCGATCATGAAGTTGCGCGACGATCCGGAAGCCGCCTCCAGCATGGCCGCGGCGCTGACGCAGTCGAACAGCTTCAAGCTCACCGGTCTGCTCGGCCGCAGGCCGAGCGACAGCGAACTCTACATGGCCCATTTCATGGGCGTCGGCGGCGCGGCGAAACTGATTGCCAATGCCGAGGACAATCCGCAGGCCGTCGGCGCGCGGCTGTTTCCCAATGCGGCATCCGCCAACCGCTCGATCTTCTATGCCAAAGATGGCCGCGCCCGCAGCGTCTCCGAGGTCTATTCGGTGCTGGATGCCCGCTATGCCAGCGCAGCGAACTCGAAGGTCACCCGTACCGCGATGGCGATGTATGGCGATACGCCCTCGGCCACGCAGGTCGCAAGCGCAAATGGCGTGCAGCCGACCGCGCCTCTCATCGATAATGCCGCCTATCTCCAGACTTTCCCGGATTCGCGCGGCGTGACGCCGGTGAGCACGACGTCCTCAGCGACGGCTGCGGACAACGCGCCGGTCACCCCCGCATTTCGTTCGATCTATCAGCCCGGCGACACCACGCAGCCGGTCTCGACCACGGTGCAGACATTGTGGGGCAACAACGCCTCGCTCACCTCGGTCGCCTCGACCGCGCCCGACGTGCGTGCGCCGCAGCCGCTCGATCTCTTCAGTGATCGCAGCGGCACGTTCTCGAGCTGACATCTGCTCGCGCGTTGCGGCGCAGCTTTGTTCCCTTAACAAAACGTCAATGAAACCAGCCGGTTATGGTGAACGCTTTGTTAAGCGTCGTGGTTTATTTTGTGTTGCAGGTGACGGGCCGTCACCATTTTCGTCTTCGTTGCGTAAGCCGGAAGCAGCATGATCGTTCGGCAGTTCATCAATTGGATCAGGACGGCGCCCGCCGGCGAGCGGGCCGAGGCAACACGGGCATTGGCCCGGGCCTGGCTGATCTCAGACCTTTCGACAGACAACCGCATTGCCGCCGAAGGCGCGCTGCTGATGCAGCTCGACGATCCCTCGCCGCTGGTGCGGCAGGCGATGGCCGAGGCGTTTGCGCGCAGCCTCGATGCGCCGGCCGCGATCGTGCGGGCGCTGTCGGCAGACCAGCCGACGGTCGCATTGCCCGTGCTCGAACATTCGCCGCTGCTGATCGACGCTGATCTCGTCGACATCGTCGCAACCGGCAATGACGAGGTGCAATGTGCTGTCGCCCGCCGCACTGCGCTGCCGGTGTCGGTCTGCGCCGCCATCGCCGAAGTCGGCTGCGCGGCGGCCGCGCTGGAGCTGATCGAAAATCCGCACGCCGAGCTCACGCCGTTCTCCTGGCACCGCATCGTCGAGCGCCACGGCCAGCTCGCCGCGATCCGCGAGGCGATGCTGGTGCTGGACGATCTGCCGTCGGCAACGCGCGCTGCTTTGGTGGCAAAGCTTTCGGAAACTCTGGCGCAATTCGTCGTGGCGCGAAATTGGCTGAGCGCCGATCGCGCCGAGCGCATCGCCACCGAGGCGCGCGATCGCTCCACCATGCACATCGCGGCGCGCTCGCGCGGCGAGGACATGGCGGGCCTGGTACATCATTTGCGCGTCACCGGCCAGCTCACTGCGGGGCTGATCCTGCGCGCGTTGCTGTCGAGCAATCTCGATCTGTTCGACGCATCGCTCGCCGAGCTCGCCGATCTGCCGCTGGCGCGCGTCTCGGCGCTGCTGCACGATCGCGGCGGCAACAGCCTGCATGCGCTGCTTCGCCGCGCCGGGCTGCCCGAGGCGACGTTCGCCGCGTTCCAGGTCGCGCTCGATGCCTGCCACGAGCAGGGCTTTGTCGGCAGCGACGACGGGGCCGCCCGGCTGCGCCGCCGCATGGTCGAGCGCGTGCTCACCCATTGCGAGACCGACCGCGGCGCCGCCGAGCCGCT comes from Bradyrhizobium diazoefficiens and encodes:
- a CDS encoding lytic transglycosylase domain-containing protein, with the translated sequence MPAPLNAARGGAFSMSVDNSSASQTAGLDPSRARVAGAIKQVSSRTGVSFQYMLTTAKMESDFDPSAGATTSSAHGLFQFIDQTWLGTVKEAGAQLGYGNYADAITKTSSGSYTVDDPFMKRSIMKLRDDPEAASSMAAALTQSNSFKLTGLLGRRPSDSELYMAHFMGVGGAAKLIANAEDNPQAVGARLFPNAASANRSIFYAKDGRARSVSEVYSVLDARYASAANSKVTRTAMAMYGDTPSATQVASANGVQPTAPLIDNAAYLQTFPDSRGVTPVSTTSSATAADNAPVTPAFRSIYQPGDTTQPVSTTVQTLWGNNASLTSVASTAPDVRAPQPLDLFSDRSGTFSS
- a CDS encoding DUF2336 domain-containing protein, with the translated sequence MIVRQFINWIRTAPAGERAEATRALARAWLISDLSTDNRIAAEGALLMQLDDPSPLVRQAMAEAFARSLDAPAAIVRALSADQPTVALPVLEHSPLLIDADLVDIVATGNDEVQCAVARRTALPVSVCAAIAEVGCAAAALELIENPHAELTPFSWHRIVERHGQLAAIREAMLVLDDLPSATRAALVAKLSETLAQFVVARNWLSADRAERIATEARDRSTMHIAARSRGEDMAGLVHHLRVTGQLTAGLILRALLSSNLDLFDASLAELADLPLARVSALLHDRGGNSLHALLRRAGLPEATFAAFQVALDACHEQGFVGSDDGAARLRRRMVERVLTHCETDRGAAEPLMVLLRRFATESAREEARLFCDELVADDAIEPVYEDLIAA